GCTTCATTTCCTCGGTGCCGTAGCGGAATTCTATGGGGTGGATTGCCATTGTAAATCTCCTGGTTATGGTAGTATTTAGTTGGTAGTTCTTGAAGCTTTTATGACCATTTCAACCAATAAAAAAGCTTTGTAATCGTTTATTCTAACGGTACAACTATTTTGCATCCGGCAATTTCTCCGATTGTTACCCTTACACCATAAACCGCTTCGATATTTTCAGGTGTTATTACCTCTTCCTTCCCGTGAGCAAATACTTCCCCATCTTTTATGAGGACATACCTGTCAGAAAAACGCAGGGCAAGGTTGATGTCGTGCATTGTGGTGACGGCTGAAACATTTTCCTTTTTTGCAACCTCAACTACGGTTTTGAGAATGGAAAGCTGGTTTTTCAGGTCAAGGTTGCTTGTGGGTTCATCCAGCAATAAGATCCGGGGCTCCTGAACAAGGGCACGAGCAAGACTCACTTTCTGCAATTCCCCACCGCTCATCTCATCAATATAACGTAGTGCCAGTTTTTCCAGTCCCATTTCTTCGATAACACGTTTAGCAATCAGGATGTCTTTTTCTTTCAATCCCCATTGGATATGGGGTTTTCTTCCGAGAAGAATTGCGTCAAAAGCGGTGAACCTGCCGGGAGTTGTATGCTGGGGAACATAACCCAGACGTTTAGCCACTTCTGTCCGTGGAAGATCTATTACATTTTCTCCCTCTACCATTATT
This genomic stretch from Methanohalophilus levihalophilus harbors:
- a CDS encoding ABC transporter ATP-binding protein; the protein is MLKIKELRFDYRKREVLREIEFDLKPGEVLTILGPNGVGKTTLLRCINMILAPKSGTIMVEGENVIDLPRTEVAKRLGYVPQHTTPGRFTAFDAILLGRKPHIQWGLKEKDILIAKRVIEEMGLEKLALRYIDEMSGGELQKVSLARALVQEPRILLLDEPTSNLDLKNQLSILKTVVEVAKKENVSAVTTMHDINLALRFSDRYVLIKDGEVFAHGKEEVITPENIEAVYGVRVTIGEIAGCKIVVPLE